In Silurus meridionalis isolate SWU-2019-XX chromosome 23, ASM1480568v1, whole genome shotgun sequence, the genomic window GTTCGATTAATAGAGTCTGTCGGCTCcagaaaatctttctttctttgctctgTGATGCCAGGAGACGATTTGACCTCTCCTTCTTGTGAGATTCCTCGAACACCTTCTTCCCAGACTCCACACAGGCAGCTCGCTCGAGCCAGATGAGGAGAAAAAACCACCTCTAATTTGCGGGCAGCGCTGGTCTGCTCCCCTGATCTTAAACAGCCTTCCTGTCTCCTCAGCATGAGACGCACCATCACCTGATTGGCCCAAATAATACCTAGGGCAGGGAGCAGCTTACTGTCTACCAGCCTGAAGGAGCACAAACACAAGCCTTCAGCCTACGCTTAAGTGACATTCAGCAAAAGGATCAATATCGCAGGTATTACTCACCCGTAATCACAGCGGCCTGGGTTTGGCCCGTCCACAACATCTGACACCTAGTAAAGAAGAGTAACGATTATGGAATTTCTCTAAGCCTAAATTTTCAGTAGTCAATATTGTATCTTAGATGTGCAATTAAAGTTGTCATTTAAAATCCAATAACTGAACCTGCCTTTCTGATTTACATAATGAAAAATGCCACAGTGAAAAACTGACTGCTTTCCCGGCTATGTCGCTAGGTGCTGTTAACTGAATGGTCAGGTGAAGAAGAGTAAGCCAAATATTCCTTCACAATGATGTGAGACTGAGAAAGTCATGCAGAAAGatagaaaatagaagaaaatcTTTCTTTGAATATCACAGCTTGCttggaagttggggtcagagcgcagggttaGCCATTATACGAcgcctctggagcacagaggtttaagggcctttctcaagggcccaagagtggcagattggaaccctgatcttctgatcagtaacccagcgcctttGTTCCCAGCGCTACTGCCTCCCCATGAACATAATTACGGCTAACGGTTGTTCTACATTCTATTGAATCACACggtgtacttagtttttcacacatggattgaCTTGGTGTAATATGCGAAGAATCAAATGTTTAATATGTCCTGATAGATAAAAGCTTACAATTCAAAGAAGGTGTACTTGACTGTAAATGGATGTTCAGATCAATTTATACTACGCAATGAAAAGTAGAACATGTGACTTTTATACTACACAAatctgtgtgtaagtgtttgtgtgtgagagagaaagagcgagagagacctGATTAATGCAGAAAACAGGAACACTATATGTATGGCTGAGTCGATGTAGCGTGGCGGAGAAGGCCAGAAGGTGACGTGCTCTCTCTATGGCCTCATCAGCCTGGAACTCGCTACGAAACAGAGCAGCCACCGAGTCCACCACGATGAGGCGCACGAGACCTCGCTCGAGCAGCGTGCGCACTCGCTGCGTCACACACGTCTGCAGGGCCTCCtgtagacatacagacagacagacgctgCATGAATATCTTCAATGTTGTActtcagtggtgggccgtgcatgtcacacctaggccttctaTCCATCTCtaaataccatcattatgatgataTAGAACCCATCGATATTATACAGAGACagagtagaacagagcgctgcaccACAGACAGGCCCGCATGCACCATCTCTATCAGAATCATCAATATTTTCTTCATAAGACGACCCCTAGTGTTGGAgcatttttgtgctttttttttgtgcattacagttttcctggggattttaaATGATAgcgaattgtgtgtttttgtgcaaattctaaaggaaagaaaaacgcATATATgcttcatgaaaaagcttactgttttaaagtgttttgCCAGACCTTTACTCAAGATGTCCATCTTGGAAATGTCCTTGTTCGTATATCTGCAACAAagtcaatttcttctcctctgtcagccattgtggaatgaaaaaaaaaactaaacaaaaaacagctttcaCAGCCAGACAAATGTGGTGATAGCTCTGACTAGGCTGCTCTCCAACCATCCAATCGAAGGACGTGGAAAGGCTGACATGACTGCATGCCTGCTACATGGCCCCTGTGCAACCGAATCAAAATCTCTTAAATTACAGCTTTAAACAGCATGTATTCTAAACTCCAGCTTCCCACACTGTTTATTCTGAAGGCTCGAGGCAGATTCCGTTAAAACTGGCAACGTGTGATGTATAACGGCTGAAATCTGTCTGAAGAGAAACTCCAATGTGAACAGACACCCGAGAGAAACGCTATAAAAAAAGTGAGAacagactattgggaataatttcatTCATaagcatggaaaaaaaataatttaaacgtgattcagtgattctgatagagaAGCACTCCAGCACAGAAGGCCTTGTTGGCCCTGATGGCCCTCCACTGTTGTACATACAGAAGAACATGCACGAACAAAAAAGTTTTCTTCACATATTGAAGCTAGTGTTGTATCATAGGTAATAAAGCCATGATAAGCTTTATTATggatattgtaaataaaatacaatacgtTTACACAAACAAATGTGAAGTGTAGAAGCAGACAGTGTTCTGATGATGTACAGAATTATATTTCTATGCTTCTTTATGGGAAATAAAAGCAAGCAGTGTTTTATGCAGTAGTTGATGCATATACATCATGTGTTCTATTGTTTATTAGGGATGTGCAAGCTCCTCTTACAAGATCTGCAGTGTGTTCGATGTAGATGTTGTCACTGAAGCGGATGGAGCGGATCAGAGCCGGTGGAATATTTGGGCGAAGGCGAGACTGCTGGGTAATTAGCTGCCTCAAGCGTTTAATGGGAAAAGGATCTTCAGTGCAGATATATACAGCTCCTGTTCATGGATTACAGTCAAACATATTTCTGTCAAATCTTCCACTGATAAATGAACCTAACAATGATTTGTAAAGTCCTAAAAGCCAACAAAGAAAACCCAAGTAAACAAATGATGCAAAAATTAGACCTGGTCATTTAATTATTGAGGAAAATTATCCCAACATATCTAAGTATGTGAAACTCCAGGATTAGCAGTAACTTTAAGCTTTTAACCACCACCATTATAGTAAATTGTTAGTAATTAGCAATGTAGCCATTATTATTCAGCCATAtgtaaaaccaaataaatactACATTATAAATACAGCCTCAGTTCCAGCCTTACCTGCTCCGAGTCCTCCATGCTCACGTGAATACTGTACAGACAAGGAGAGCTGCAGACCAAACTGGGTCTTTCCAGCAGCACTCTCTCCTGCTAACTCGGTTATTCCATGCAGGGGAAGACCACCAGACAAGAGCTCATCCAAAACAGGACAAGCGAATGAAAGCCTGTGTCCAGGCTCCAAAGATGGAAATTCTCCAAGTGTAAGCTGTAAAGCTGAAAAGGACATGtgagaatattttaaaaaataaaataaaaatgtcctaATTATTCAGACATCCTACCAAAGCTTTCTGCCGATGCAATTTTAACTTTTGCATATACATTAAGACATGCTCGCTCATATATTTTAGTGCTGGAGATGTAGGATGTATGATGTAACTATAAGATTCCTGTCTTGAGATTTGAGTTTTCTCACTTACTGGCATTTGTAATTTGAGTTAGCTCAGTCTGGGGCATTGGCTTTGCTAAGTATAGTCTTGGTTTCGAACCGAtagtttatgaaaaaaaaaagtttgttttttattaaagaatttattttgtGCAAATAAAGAGACAtagggtatattggtagaagaatgctgaggatggagccaccaagaaggaggaaaagaggaagaccaaggaggaggtttatggatgtggtgagggaagacatgcaggtagttggtgtgaaagaggcagatgtagaggacagggggtatggagacggatgatccgctgtggcgacccctaatgggagaagccgaaagaagaagaattgatAACTTAtttatctctataaagctgctttgggacaatttgaatttgactttttaaatttattttattttttgagaaTTCAACAACACAATGGTATACTGTGGGACAGACAGGAGGATGTAAGACAGACAGGGGAGTATGAATGACAGACATTGGGTATGTAGGACAGACATTGGGTATGTAGGACAGATGAGATGTAGGACAGACAGGGGGTATGTGGGACAGACAGGGGGTATGTAGGACAGACAGGGGGATGTGAAACAGACAGAAGGATGAGAGACAGACAAGGGTATAATGGATGGACAAGAGGATGTGGGACAGACAGGGGTAAGTTGGAAAGACTGGGTGTATGTAGGGCAGACAGGAGAATGTAAGACAGAAACGGAGATGTGAGACAGACAGGGGGATGACAGACAGCCAGGGGTTCGTAGGACAGAAAGGAGAATGTGAGACAAAAAGGGGGTATGTAAGTCAGACAAGGGTTATGCCGGACATTCACGGTTATGTAGGACGGacgagaagtatgtgagggggATGGGAGACAAAAAGGGGGTATGTATGTCAGACAGaacaaataacattttctgTTTGTGCAGAAAAAGTTTCTAATCTGGTCTTTTTAATAAACCAGGTTTGATCTGACACTCTGCTCTGAAAGCCGGTGTATTTACCTGTAACAGGAGGCACTGAGCGGAAAAGTCTAGAAACTGCATGGAGCACCAGCTGCACCTCAGAGCTGGACAGCTGAAGGAGCCTCTGGAGATCAGAAGCTGGAAGACTCAGGACCTTTTTCGCCGAGTTCACATtggctggaaaaaaatgtaGTGCAAATAAATCAGTTCGTATCCTGTTATACAGTTCAATacaggtaataataataataataataataataataataataataataatatacaccaTTATCCCGTATCATTTCTGTACCTCTTTTTAAAGCATGAATAATCTTTGGGCTCAGTTCAAGTTTATCCCAATCCATTGTATCTCATGACTCGGTCTTAAAGTCTGAAGCTGATGATATTTACAGTTACAGACATCATAggttttatatcattattacaATAACATTGTATTAGAAAAATTCCCGCGCCTGGTCTTGAACACTATTTCCTGGTTAGGATTCAAACTTCGAATACCCGTCAAAATAAAGGTTCCTGTAAGTAAAACAATTTCAGAGTGCTATGTAAaacaatacatatataattacacTAACCAGAAATATGTACTAAAATGGATTAGGAAAATTTTTTATGTAAGAATACTGGTATATCACAGTCCATAGTGATGCTCAAACTCAACCAGAAAAGAGCGCGGGTTAGTTTTTAACTATGAAAGGCCTTGATAATGGTATGCTCCAGTATAGGGGTGTGCTTTTGAATGAATATGTTAGTTTACGAGCACATACATATGAAATAATTTCCTCAAACAAATATGACTAACTAATCTAATTAAACAATGATGTGAAACTAATGAGAAAGTATTTCGGTGTAAGCGAAGCGTTTGTTGTATTTTCGCGAACACCCCCACCCAGGCACATTTTTAGCGCTCCATCTTGATCAGGTTGCGAGGCGATTTCACCTGACAGTGAAACACAGTGTTACAgcggtttttgtttttattgatttattggttgatttatttatttattatttgcaaGATGGACTATCATAACGGATATCTCGGTTGTTAATAAAGTCTGTCGAAGGCACTGCTTTGTAGCGTTTACTTTTGTGCTTGGTGAGTGGCTAACTAGCCTAGGAGAGCATCACTGCATGTAACATTAGCAAgctaggaggaaaaaaaaaacaagcaggtaAACCGGGAGAGACTTGAGCGAGCGTTGGATTGATAAACAAGAAAATATGgtagtgggggaaaaaaatctatgaGCTTTATAACAAGTTTCTGAGTGGAGATTAACTTCTGAAACTTGGAGCtagctttacataaatatgGCTACGTTTTCCATACACTAAAGCAGGCGCAGcacagaaacaaataaacatcctaatactataataataaacattaataataaaaatagatttaaataatCGAGCTGGAGCAGCGATAACTGTAATACTTTAGTGTTTAAGACAAGCAGTAGGTTGTTATGTCCGGTAGCTGAGCGGAACAGTGCGGTAGACCGGAGAGCGACGAGGCCCGGGTTCGAGTCTCAGGCGCTGCATGTGTAAATCCGTTATAAAGATTTATAACAAAAGTTCAATTTCTTATCTCTAAATAAATACTCATTGCTTTATTGTGTTGCATTGATACCAATAAAATGTTCACAATATTTTTACTTAATccagcatttatatatataaggacctgttgtgtgtgtaggtttccTAATCTATAATGAAATattgtcaaatatatatatatttttttcaaaagcaTGTTCTTTGCTTCCTTTTCAGGTGTACCAGGATCTCTGAGTACTCAGGATGAGTAGCAGGCGCTGTAAGAACTGTGGTGGAGATGATATAGACATAGACCAGGCGCGTGGAAGTGCTGTGTGCACCACCTGCGGCTCTGTGCTCGAGGACAACATCATCGTGTCTGAGGTGCAGTTTGTGGAGAACAGTGGTGGAGGAGCTTCTGCTATCGGACAGTTCGTGTCTGCTGATGGTACGTCAGTGCTCGATGTGTTCCAGCGAGACTctctgttattggaaaataatcaacgacGCTCACAACTTATAATCGTTTCTTATGTTGTGGGATGTTTGCAGATCTAATTAGTTCCTCTTACTGCTTGTATTTAAACCATTATAAACAGTCaccgttttttttgttcagactGTTGCGAAGagagaacatttaaaataaattcatattttcctgaccattaaaacattatttggCAACCAATCAGATGGTAGAATTGAACACTGTACTCTAAGTGGTGTTTTGCACttggggatgtagctcagtggtagagcgcatgctttgcatgtatgaggtccAGGGTTCAATCCCCTGCATCTCCATGTGTGACTTTTCTATTTTAACTCAGtggattgtttttattatacagGATAATCGATCATAAGATTGTTACCTGTTTGATCAAGTCCATTCAATTTCACCTGCTAACTTGTGTCCCGTACAATTCAGATAGTGATTTGAGGTTAATGAAATAATTTGATTGGATAAGCACCTTTCCAAGAGTGCTGATATTTAGTATAACAgtactgaaatattttgctgtcTGAATTACTCCAGTCGCCGGAGTTTGCTGAACGCTATTAGAGTTCTAGCGACAGTTTTTTATGTAGAAACTGTTAGTATGCTTACTATTAGCTGTCAGACAGTCTGTGTGTTGGTAGTGCAATATGTAGTCCTCTATCTCAGTGTTGCTTTTACATAAACAATTTTTACCGATGGAGTAAAAAAGGCTATATTTTTTTTGAATATTGATGTGGCACTTGTACAAAAATCTCCCCAAACCCCATACATCAGATTAATAACACTATATATTTGTTTGCTGAAATACAATAGGGGTTTATCATTTATGTCGCCTTGTTTCaagcaaacaattttttttcttttttttttagctatataATTTCTTAAACAAAGTCTCAAACAAATTGTATAAGCAGAAATGAACGGTGATGTGTTTAGGAAGCCAGATCATGGGACACGTCTATATAATGGAGCTCTGGTTTAAGCACGAGCCATGAGGGGCACGTTCCTAAAATCAATTAGATGAATTAAGAATTTACGTGCTTAGATATGTACGACTGGTTTTTTATAGAagcaagatatatatatatatatatatatatatatatatatatatatatatatatatatatatatatatatattcccctTTCATCCTAATTTTGGCTGTTATTCCAAATTAGCACAGTTAACGTTAATTGGTGTAGCAGAGAAAAACTAATGAAATTGCCTTGTTTCTCTTGTTGTACAGCACATTGATGCGAATGTAA contains:
- the xrcc3 gene encoding DNA repair protein XRCC3 translates to MDWDKLELSPKIIHALKRANVNSAKKVLSLPASDLQRLLQLSSSEVQLVLHAVSRLFRSVPPVTALQLTLGEFPSLEPGHRLSFACPVLDELLSGGLPLHGITELAGESAAGKTQFGLQLSLSVQYSREHGGLGAGAVYICTEDPFPIKRLRQLITQQSRLRPNIPPALIRSIRFSDNIYIEHTADLEALQTCVTQRVRTLLERGLVRLIVVDSVAALFRSEFQADEAIERARHLLAFSATLHRLSHTYSVPVFCINQVSDVVDGPNPGRCDYGLVDSKLLPALGIIWANQVMVRLMLRRQEGCLRSGEQTSAARKLEVVFSPHLARASCLCGVWEEGVRGISQEGEVKSSPGITEQRKKDFLEPTDSINRTA